In a genomic window of Plasmodium malariae genome assembly, chromosome: 4:
- the PmUG01_04017800 gene encoding conserved Plasmodium protein, unknown function: MLKKPKTFYLNSALLLSKRIGHSASGKIQYSSHVHQKYERIKYTEEVYNMEDTYIRRVSKMNNTALTYTCEDINRKRMKNEYLWKLIYDRIKEIRNSFSVNELVVMFHAYCNSKSFDGNFILLINLFWTLLENKLNNMDYISLIALYFCAEKTENVKKMNEVGSSLLNHIIVNDCEEIKLTEKGLSIILKILCNTSGSSSNGNIGSNNVSNDNKTADEKILAHISKFIQRVDMKEIKNIMLSLHFLLKYKIFDEPFVVLLKKVQSLLIFKNINPHLVLKCLSLLKTINNPTAMQEVKSTLSIIYLSCYISSGT, encoded by the coding sequence ATGTTGAAGAAACCAAAAACGTTTTACCTGAATTCGGCTTTGTTATTAAGCAAGAGGATAGGACACAGTGCCAGTGGAAAGATCCAATACTCTTCACATGTTCATCAAAAATATGAACGCATAAAATATACGGAGGAAGTTTATAATATGGAAGATACATATATTAGACGTGTTTCAAAAATGAACAATACTGCATTAACATATACATGTGAAGATATTAACAGAAAAAGAATGAAGAACGAATATTTATGGAAATTAATTTATGAtagaataaaagaaataagaaaTTCGTTTTCTGTAAACGAGTTAGTTGTTATGTTTCATGCCTACTGTAATAGCAAATCGTTTGACggaaattttattcttttaataaacCTTTTTTGGACCTtattagaaaataaattgaacAATATGgattatatatctttaatagCTCTATATTTTTGTGCAGAAAAAACGgaaaacgtaaaaaaaatgaacgaaGTTGGCAGTTCCCTTTTAAACCATATAATAGTAAATGACTGTGAAGAAATAAAACTTACAGAAAAGGGTCTAtccataattttaaaaattctttgCAATACAAGTGGTAGTAGTAGCAATGGAAATATTGGCAGCAACAATGTaagtaatgataataaaactGCTGACGAAAAAATTCTTGCGCATATTAGCAAATTTATACAACGAGTTGACatgaaagaaattaaaaatataatgttaagtttgcattttcttttaaaatacaagATATTTGACGAACCGTTTGTcgttttgttaaaaaaagtacagtcattattaatatttaaaaatattaatccACATCTTGTTTTAAAATGCTTAAGCTTACTAAAAACCATTAACAATCCAACTGCTATGCAGGAAGTTAAAAGTACGTTgtctattatttatttatcatgCTATATAAGTAGTGGGACTTGA